A genomic segment from Pseudosulfitobacter sp. DSM 107133 encodes:
- the xseA gene encoding exodeoxyribonuclease VII large subunit — protein MDLIDDPSEAGNSPEFSVTELSGAIKRVIEGEFGHVRIRGEVGRVSRPRSGHVYLDLKDDRSVISGVMWKGTASRLQTQPEEGMEVIATGRITTFGGQSKYQIVIEDIKPAGMGALMALLEKRKGMLQAEGLFDEARKRPLPYLPDIIGVVTSPSGAVIRDILHRLRDRFPRKVLIWPVAVQGERCAADVARAIAGFNAMTPGGALPRPDLLIVARGGGSVEDLWGFNEEIVARAAAASEIPLISAVGHETDTTLIDYVSDRRAPTPTAAAELAVPVRHELLAWLGGQGARMSQALSTTLVRRRQRLSDLGRALPRPEVLVEGPRQRLDVLGDRLGPALIAGVQRRKVKLSEASGSLRPATLRRTVQTARRDLDRLSARLAPALARAVAAKSERFASRTARFDPAALTAQTATARRDLDRLVAGITRAGQGQTQTLRRKIDAMDRLRETLSYKATLARGYAVVRGDGDVVTTKAGAKKAATLEIEFADGKLLVGGKASGAAPKKTAPKAPDQGSLF, from the coding sequence ATGGACCTGATCGACGACCCTTCCGAGGCTGGCAACTCACCCGAGTTCAGCGTCACCGAGCTTTCGGGTGCGATCAAGCGGGTGATCGAGGGCGAGTTCGGCCATGTGCGCATTCGCGGCGAGGTGGGTCGCGTGTCGCGTCCGCGTTCGGGACATGTCTATCTGGACCTCAAGGACGACCGCAGTGTGATCTCCGGGGTGATGTGGAAAGGCACGGCCAGCCGTCTGCAAACCCAGCCCGAGGAAGGCATGGAAGTGATCGCCACGGGGCGCATCACCACCTTTGGCGGTCAATCGAAATACCAGATTGTCATCGAGGACATCAAACCCGCAGGCATGGGCGCGCTGATGGCGCTCTTGGAAAAGCGCAAGGGCATGTTGCAGGCCGAAGGGCTGTTCGACGAGGCGCGCAAGCGTCCCTTGCCCTATCTGCCCGACATTATCGGCGTGGTCACCTCGCCCTCGGGTGCCGTGATCCGTGACATCCTGCACCGGCTGCGCGACCGGTTTCCGCGCAAGGTGCTGATCTGGCCCGTGGCCGTGCAGGGCGAACGCTGTGCGGCGGACGTGGCCCGCGCCATTGCCGGTTTCAACGCGATGACACCGGGCGGTGCGCTGCCACGTCCCGACCTGCTGATCGTTGCGCGTGGGGGTGGCAGCGTCGAAGACCTGTGGGGCTTCAACGAAGAGATCGTCGCCCGCGCGGCGGCGGCCTCCGAGATCCCGCTGATCTCTGCCGTGGGGCATGAGACGGATACAACGCTGATCGACTATGTCTCGGACCGCCGTGCGCCGACGCCCACTGCTGCCGCCGAACTGGCGGTGCCTGTGCGCCACGAATTGCTGGCATGGCTGGGCGGGCAGGGCGCGCGGATGTCACAGGCGCTGTCGACCACGCTGGTGCGCCGCCGTCAGCGGTTGAGCGATCTGGGACGCGCCTTGCCGCGCCCCGAAGTGCTGGTCGAAGGGCCGCGCCAGCGGCTTGATGTGCTGGGCGACCGTCTGGGGCCTGCGCTGATTGCCGGTGTGCAGCGGCGCAAGGTGAAACTGTCCGAGGCCTCGGGCAGCCTGCGCCCCGCAACGCTGCGCCGGACGGTACAGACCGCACGCCGTGATCTGGACCGTCTCAGCGCACGTCTGGCACCTGCGCTCGCCCGTGCCGTGGCCGCGAAATCCGAGCGTTTTGCCAGCCGTACCGCCCGTTTCGACCCCGCTGCCCTGACGGCCCAGACCGCCACGGCGCGGCGTGATCTGGACCGGCTGGTCGCGGGCATCACCCGTGCGGGACAGGGCCAGACGCAAACCCTGCGCCGCAAGATCGACGCGATGGACCGTCTGCGCGAAACACTTAGCTACAAGGCGACGCTGGCGCGTGGCTATGCGGTGGTCCGCGGCGACGGTGATGTGGTCACGACCAAGGCAGGGGCGAAAAAGGCCGCCACACTTGAGATCGAATTTGCCGATGGCAAGCTGCTGGTCGGCGGCAAGGCAAGCGGGGCGGCGCCGAAGAAAACCGCCCCCAAAGCCCCCGACCAGGGATCGCTGTTCTAG
- a CDS encoding cyclase family protein, translating to MTQRWTKRPPGSNWGDFGPDDQIGRLNLMDRAKVKQGLAEAIEGITFCLSLPLDYPGGSGLNPRRKPPVVRPTLREGAVNFNATLPGASDVLCDDLAIIHLQYSTQWDALCHVGGQFDTTGSGTADKVFYNGYRAGEHIIAPDEMSDAGVGSDMKPHSTSRATALGIENAAAHGIQGRGVMVDLRAHFGDDRTLVDYDMLMQVMEADGVQIEQGDMLVLHTGFAQVILDMHKTPDEDRLHNACAVLDGRDARLLQWITDSGIAAIAADNYAVEAHPATPGEGCCSTLPLHEHCLFKNGIMLGELWHLTPLADWLRANGRSRFLITAPPLRLPSAVGSPVTPVATV from the coding sequence ATGACACAGAGATGGACCAAGCGACCGCCCGGATCGAACTGGGGCGATTTTGGCCCTGACGACCAGATCGGGCGGCTGAACCTGATGGACCGTGCCAAGGTCAAACAGGGGCTGGCCGAGGCGATCGAGGGGATCACCTTTTGCCTGTCGTTGCCGTTGGACTATCCCGGTGGCAGCGGGCTGAACCCGCGCCGCAAGCCGCCCGTGGTGCGCCCAACCCTGCGCGAGGGGGCCGTGAACTTTAACGCGACATTGCCCGGTGCCTCGGATGTTCTGTGTGACGATCTGGCGATCATACACCTGCAATATTCGACCCAATGGGACGCATTGTGCCATGTGGGCGGGCAATTCGACACCACGGGCAGCGGCACAGCGGACAAGGTCTTCTACAACGGCTACCGCGCGGGCGAACACATCATCGCCCCCGACGAGATGTCGGACGCGGGCGTGGGATCGGACATGAAACCGCACAGCACGTCACGGGCGACCGCGCTGGGGATCGAGAACGCCGCCGCCCATGGCATTCAAGGGCGCGGTGTGATGGTCGATCTGCGGGCGCATTTCGGCGACGACCGCACGCTGGTTGACTACGACATGCTGATGCAGGTCATGGAGGCCGACGGCGTGCAGATTGAACAGGGTGACATGCTGGTGCTGCACACAGGCTTTGCACAAGTGATCCTGGACATGCACAAAACCCCGGACGAGGACCGCCTGCACAACGCCTGCGCGGTGCTGGACGGGCGCGATGCGCGGCTGTTGCAATGGATCACCGACAGCGGGATCGCCGCGATTGCCGCCGACAACTACGCGGTCGAGGCGCATCCCGCCACCCCCGGCGAAGGGTGCTGTTCCACCCTGCCGCTGCACGAACATTGCCTGTTCAAGAACGGGATCATGCTGGGCGAGTTGTGGCACCTGACACCGCTGGCGGACTGGCTGCGGGCGAACGGGCGGTCGCGGTTCCTGATCACCGCGCCGCCGCTGCGCCTGCCTTCGGCTGTGGGCTCTCCGGTGACGCCTGTGGCGACGGTCTAG
- a CDS encoding aspartate aminotransferase family protein — protein MLKNDQLDQWDRENFFHPSTHLAQHARGESPNRVIKTASGVYIEDRDGNRLLDAFAGLYCVNVGYGRQEIAEAIADQARALAYYHSYVGHGTEASITLSKMILDRAPANMSKVYFGLGGSDANETNVKLIWYYNNILGRPQKKKIISRWRGYHGSGLVTGSLTGLELFHKKFDLPVDQVIHTEAPYYFRRADLNQTEEQFVAHCVSELEALIAREGADTIAAFIGEPVLGTGGIVPPPKGYWAAIQAVLKKHDILLVVDEVVTGFGRLGTMFGSDHYGLEADIITIAKGLTSAYAPLSGSIIGDKVWKVLEQGTDENGPIGHGWTYSAHPIGAAAGVANLKLIDSLNLVSNAGTVGAYLKKTMAHALGDHPHVGDIRGEGMLCAVEFVKDRDNRVYFDAADKIGPQVSATLLSQDKVIARAMPQGDILGFAPPFCLTKAEADHVVSATVRAVKTVLG, from the coding sequence ATGCTGAAGAACGATCAACTGGACCAATGGGACCGCGAGAATTTCTTTCACCCCTCTACCCATCTGGCACAACACGCGCGCGGCGAAAGCCCCAATCGCGTCATCAAAACCGCCAGCGGCGTGTATATCGAGGACCGCGACGGCAACCGCCTGCTGGATGCTTTTGCCGGCCTTTATTGCGTCAACGTCGGCTATGGCCGTCAGGAAATTGCCGAGGCCATCGCGGATCAGGCGCGCGCGCTGGCCTATTACCATTCTTATGTCGGTCACGGCACCGAGGCGTCGATCACCCTGTCCAAGATGATCCTGGATCGCGCACCGGCCAATATGTCCAAGGTCTACTTCGGTCTGGGCGGGTCTGACGCGAATGAAACCAATGTGAAATTGATCTGGTATTACAACAACATCCTTGGCCGCCCGCAAAAGAAAAAGATCATCAGCCGCTGGCGGGGCTATCACGGTTCGGGGCTGGTTACGGGCTCATTGACCGGACTTGAATTGTTTCACAAGAAATTCGACCTGCCCGTCGATCAGGTGATCCACACCGAGGCGCCCTATTATTTCCGCCGCGCCGACCTGAACCAGACCGAAGAACAGTTTGTGGCCCATTGCGTGTCCGAGCTTGAGGCGCTGATCGCGCGTGAAGGGGCCGATACCATCGCCGCCTTTATCGGAGAACCCGTGCTGGGCACCGGCGGCATTGTTCCCCCGCCCAAAGGCTATTGGGCTGCGATACAGGCCGTGCTGAAAAAACACGACATCCTGCTGGTGGTCGACGAGGTTGTCACCGGCTTTGGCCGTCTGGGCACCATGTTTGGCAGCGATCACTATGGGCTTGAGGCCGATATCATCACCATCGCCAAGGGGCTGACCTCGGCCTATGCACCGCTGTCCGGGTCGATCATCGGTGACAAGGTCTGGAAAGTGCTGGAGCAGGGGACGGATGAAAACGGCCCCATCGGCCACGGCTGGACCTACTCGGCGCACCCTATCGGGGCGGCGGCGGGTGTGGCCAACCTTAAACTGATCGACAGTCTGAATCTGGTCAGCAATGCGGGCACGGTCGGGGCCTATCTGAAAAAGACAATGGCGCATGCGCTGGGCGATCATCCCCATGTGGGCGACATTCGCGGCGAAGGCATGTTGTGCGCCGTCGAGTTTGTGAAAGACCGCGACAACCGCGTCTATTTTGATGCCGCTGACAAGATCGGCCCGCAGGTGTCGGCGACGCTGTTGTCGCAGGACAAGGTGATTGCGCGGGCGATGCCACAGGGGGACATCCTTGGGTTTGCACCCCCGTTCTGTCTGACCAAGGCGGAAGCGGATCATGTGGTTTCGGCCACCGTTCGCGCTGTGAAAACCGTATTGGGGTAA
- a CDS encoding NAD(P)H-dependent oxidoreductase subunit E — protein sequence MALDHDKQGNDRRGVWKSGKGKGRVRTKGRGLDDQAWEDVRTLLGDAPRRRDLLIEFLHLIQDAYGHLSAAHLRALAEEMRISMAEVYEVATFYAHFDVVKEGEVPPPALTIRVCDSLSCEMAGAQALKTALEDGLDPAEVRVVRAPCMGRCDAAPVLELGHNHIDHATPEKVQAAIAAKDIHTVIPSYETLENYRADGGYDALLTLRESGDWEAVQQQILDSGLRGLGGAGFPSGKKWGFVRANAGPRYLAVNGDEGEPGTFKDRYYLERTPHLFLEGMLIAAWAVEAQTCFIYMRDEYPAVLEILRREIKALEDAGLVDKGYIDLRRGAGAYICGEESAMIESIEGKRGIPRHRPPFVAQVGIFDRPTLVHNVETLHWVARICREGPQVLSNTSKNDRKGLRSYSVSGRVAQPGVYLLAAGSTIMDIIAAAGGMAEGHSFKAYQPGGPSSGLLPASMNDIPLDFDTLQPHGTFIGSAAVVVLSDHDKARDAALNMLRFFEDESCGQCTPCRVGCEKAVKLMQADRWDQPLLDELCTAMADASICGLGQAAPNPIRLTMKHFADEI from the coding sequence ATGGCACTTGATCACGACAAACAGGGCAACGACCGGCGCGGGGTCTGGAAATCGGGCAAGGGCAAGGGGCGCGTGCGTACCAAGGGGCGTGGTCTGGACGATCAGGCGTGGGAAGATGTTCGCACGCTGTTGGGCGATGCACCGCGCCGCCGTGATCTGCTGATCGAATTTCTGCACCTGATTCAGGACGCATACGGGCATCTGTCTGCGGCGCATCTGCGGGCACTGGCCGAGGAAATGCGGATTTCCATGGCCGAAGTTTATGAAGTTGCAACATTTTACGCCCACTTTGACGTTGTCAAAGAGGGCGAGGTGCCGCCGCCTGCGCTGACCATCCGCGTCTGCGACAGCCTGTCGTGCGAGATGGCAGGCGCGCAGGCATTGAAAACCGCGCTTGAGGACGGGCTGGACCCCGCCGAAGTGCGCGTTGTGCGCGCGCCCTGTATGGGCCGTTGTGACGCGGCGCCGGTGTTGGAACTGGGGCACAACCACATTGACCACGCAACGCCCGAAAAGGTGCAGGCGGCCATCGCGGCAAAAGATATCCACACAGTTATCCCCAGCTATGAAACCTTGGAAAACTACCGTGCAGATGGGGGTTACGATGCTTTGCTCACGCTGCGCGAGAGCGGCGACTGGGAGGCAGTGCAGCAACAGATTCTCGACAGCGGGCTGCGCGGTCTGGGCGGTGCTGGCTTCCCCTCGGGTAAAAAGTGGGGCTTTGTGCGCGCAAACGCCGGGCCGCGCTATCTGGCGGTAAACGGAGATGAAGGCGAGCCGGGAACCTTCAAGGATCGCTACTACTTGGAGCGCACACCGCATCTGTTCCTTGAAGGTATGCTGATTGCCGCTTGGGCGGTCGAAGCGCAAACCTGCTTTATCTACATGCGTGATGAATATCCTGCCGTACTTGAAATTTTACGGCGCGAAATCAAGGCACTGGAGGATGCAGGTCTTGTGGATAAAGGCTATATCGACCTGCGGCGCGGCGCCGGGGCCTATATCTGCGGCGAAGAAAGCGCGATGATCGAGAGCATCGAAGGCAAACGCGGCATTCCGCGCCACCGTCCGCCCTTTGTCGCGCAGGTCGGCATATTTGACCGCCCGACATTGGTTCACAACGTCGAAACCCTGCATTGGGTCGCGCGTATCTGCCGCGAAGGTCCACAAGTCCTGTCCAATACCTCGAAGAATGACCGTAAGGGGCTGCGCAGTTACTCGGTTTCGGGGCGCGTCGCGCAGCCCGGCGTCTATCTTTTGGCCGCCGGATCGACGATCATGGACATCATCGCGGCGGCGGGCGGCATGGCCGAGGGGCACAGCTTTAAAGCCTACCAACCGGGTGGTCCGTCGTCAGGTTTGTTGCCTGCATCCATGAATGACATCCCGCTGGATTTTGACACTTTGCAACCACATGGCACCTTTATCGGCTCGGCTGCGGTGGTTGTCTTGTCTGATCACGACAAAGCACGGGATGCGGCGCTGAACATGCTGCGCTTCTTTGAAGATGAAAGCTGTGGCCAGTGCACTCCCTGTCGTGTGGGCTGTGAAAAGGCCGTAAAGCTGATGCAAGCCGACCGCTGGGACCAGCCGCTGCTGGATGAATTGTGCACCGCCATGGCCGATGCGTCGATTTGCGGCTTGGGGCAGGCGGCACCGAACCCGATCCGGCTGACGATGAAACATTTCGCTGACGAGATCTGA
- a CDS encoding lytic transglycosylase domain-containing protein, whose protein sequence is MNGTAVKTLCAVLMLWLAPVGATAQFVDPGTLCSDGTLGPRQCIRPQHFAYDTCQLIADSSRRHGLDAGYFARLLWQESRFDPNALSPVGAQGIAQFMPYTAKRRGFSDAFNPAEAIERSAHYLGALQRRYGNAGLAAVAYNGGENRADGFTQDDKGLAQETWDYVRIITGIGAEQWRDDPPQSHDFRLDGAQPFLSACLAMAKGRRITPLKSNLKPWSAQLAFGKTRAQAKRNVTRLTARCRARVARETVEFVTIPNRVRGQPPFHLGRIGRDTKDGAEKICAALRKDGCLCRVLRHKG, encoded by the coding sequence ATGAACGGGACCGCTGTGAAAACGCTTTGTGCAGTGTTGATGCTGTGGCTTGCGCCCGTCGGGGCCACCGCGCAATTCGTTGATCCCGGAACTTTGTGCAGCGATGGCACATTGGGGCCGCGCCAGTGCATCCGCCCGCAGCATTTCGCCTATGACACCTGCCAGCTTATCGCGGATTCGTCACGGCGGCACGGGTTGGACGCGGGCTATTTCGCACGCCTGCTGTGGCAAGAAAGCCGTTTTGATCCCAATGCCTTAAGTCCGGTTGGCGCGCAGGGAATAGCGCAGTTCATGCCCTATACGGCCAAGCGGCGCGGGTTCAGCGATGCTTTTAACCCCGCCGAAGCAATCGAGCGGTCGGCGCATTATCTGGGCGCGTTGCAGCGCCGTTATGGCAACGCAGGGCTGGCGGCGGTGGCCTATAACGGCGGGGAAAATCGCGCCGACGGGTTCACCCAGGACGACAAGGGGCTGGCACAAGAAACCTGGGATTATGTGCGCATCATCACCGGCATCGGGGCAGAGCAGTGGCGCGATGATCCACCGCAAAGCCACGATTTTCGGCTGGACGGCGCACAGCCCTTCCTGTCTGCCTGTCTGGCGATGGCCAAAGGGCGGCGCATTACGCCGTTGAAATCAAACCTAAAACCGTGGAGTGCGCAGCTTGCCTTTGGCAAGACGCGGGCGCAGGCAAAGCGCAATGTCACGCGGCTGACAGCCCGGTGTCGCGCGCGCGTGGCGCGTGAAACGGTTGAATTTGTCACCATTCCCAACCGCGTGCGTGGCCAGCCGCCCTTTCATCTGGGGCGGATTGGACGGGATACAAAAGACGGCGCAGAAAAAATCTGTGCCGCCCTGCGCAAAGACGGGTGTTTGTGCCGCGTGTTGCGCCACAAAGGCTGA
- the ftsY gene encoding signal recognition particle-docking protein FtsY → MAFFKKLKDRMFKSASKIDEGLEAIVEDGGEVSAAEPEVPQPTDPVPAPEPAPVPRPEEVPAPDLPSDPTPATDPVPPPEPTPVPAPQPDLPSEPAPEIPSAPEPQPSPEPEPDMPPAPAPGPATMAVDTLMETPAAAAAELPRAADPGQQEATRAPASAGLLGRLFKRAPAAQPVVRRALDDDMLEQLEELLISTDMGVDTALRVTANMAEGRMGRKLSVGEIKSLMATEIARIMEPVARPLPIYPKTPQVVLVVGVNGSGKTTTIGKLASQFRAAGKNVVIAAGDTFRAAAVEQLQVWGERAGVPVMTAPEGSDPASLAFDAMTKAQEDGADLLMIDTAGRLQNRADLMEELAKIVRVIRKKDPSAPHNTLLVLDATTGQNALNQVKIFQEVADVSGLVMTKLDGTAKGGVLVALADKFGLPIHAIGVGEQIDDLDAFDPDEFARALTGADV, encoded by the coding sequence ATGGCGTTTTTCAAGAAACTCAAGGACCGTATGTTCAAATCCGCGTCGAAGATCGACGAAGGATTGGAAGCGATTGTCGAGGACGGCGGCGAGGTCAGCGCCGCAGAGCCTGAAGTGCCCCAGCCGACAGACCCGGTTCCGGCACCCGAACCTGCGCCCGTGCCGCGTCCCGAAGAGGTGCCTGCGCCCGATCTGCCTTCGGATCCGACCCCTGCGACAGATCCAGTCCCGCCCCCCGAGCCCACGCCGGTCCCTGCGCCACAGCCCGACCTTCCCTCCGAACCTGCCCCTGAAATCCCATCCGCGCCGGAACCGCAGCCTTCCCCCGAGCCTGAACCCGATATGCCGCCTGCGCCGGCACCGGGCCCTGCGACCATGGCGGTCGATACGCTGATGGAGACCCCCGCCGCCGCCGCAGCAGAATTGCCGCGCGCCGCGGATCCGGGCCAGCAAGAGGCGACGCGCGCGCCTGCATCTGCGGGCCTGCTGGGCCGTTTGTTCAAACGCGCCCCGGCCGCGCAACCCGTCGTGCGCCGCGCGCTGGACGATGATATGCTGGAACAGCTCGAAGAGTTGCTGATTTCCACCGACATGGGGGTCGACACGGCCCTGCGCGTCACCGCCAACATGGCCGAGGGCCGAATGGGCCGGAAGTTGTCCGTGGGCGAGATCAAGAGCCTGATGGCGACCGAGATTGCCCGCATCATGGAGCCAGTGGCGCGTCCGTTACCAATCTACCCCAAGACGCCGCAAGTGGTGTTGGTGGTGGGGGTCAACGGCTCGGGCAAGACGACAACCATCGGCAAGCTGGCCAGCCAGTTCCGCGCGGCGGGCAAGAATGTGGTGATTGCAGCCGGTGACACATTCCGTGCCGCCGCCGTGGAGCAGTTGCAGGTCTGGGGCGAACGCGCCGGTGTGCCGGTGATGACCGCGCCCGAAGGGTCCGATCCTGCCAGTCTGGCCTTTGACGCGATGACCAAGGCGCAGGAGGACGGTGCTGATCTGTTGATGATCGACACCGCAGGCCGCTTGCAAAACCGCGCCGATCTGATGGAGGAGCTGGCCAAGATCGTGCGTGTCATACGCAAGAAAGACCCCAGCGCGCCGCACAACACGCTGTTGGTGCTGGATGCGACTACGGGTCAGAACGCGTTGAATCAGGTCAAGATTTTTCAAGAGGTCGCAGATGTCTCGGGGCTGGTCATGACCAAACTGGACGGCACGGCCAAGGGTGGTGTGCTGGTGGCGCTGGCCGACAAGTTCGGCCTGCCGATCCATGCCATCGGTGTGGGCGAGCAGATTGACGACCTTGATGCCTTTGACCCCGACGAGTTCGCGCGCGCGCTGACCGGTGCCGATGTCTGA
- a CDS encoding EamA family transporter: MSDWLLAIEGTEAGHQLALMLALSAAFLHAVFGAMQKGRHDPWLTRGAIDFSYGVMAAPFALFVVPWPEAHMWPIFFGAWVIHTVYKLLQAWAYTKGAYTVVYPVVRGTGPLFAVIGAYLLFNEVFTWVQWTGVGVLLCGIFGLAVYNLRNLTAERDTLNLALGLAVLTGLFVALYTTYDAYGIRATENPFTFLAWFFMIDALSMPPIAFMRWRAMPDRPAVAPLMRRGVLGGLVAFLSFGSIMMATRLDKVGEAAVLRETSTVFAAFIGWLVLKETVGPRRIALMALIAVGAVIVEMGG, encoded by the coding sequence ATGAGCGACTGGCTTTTGGCAATCGAGGGCACCGAAGCGGGTCACCAGCTGGCGCTGATGCTGGCACTGTCGGCGGCGTTTTTGCATGCGGTTTTTGGCGCGATGCAAAAGGGGCGGCATGACCCGTGGCTGACGCGCGGTGCGATTGATTTCAGCTATGGTGTGATGGCCGCGCCCTTTGCGCTGTTCGTGGTGCCATGGCCCGAAGCGCATATGTGGCCCATCTTCTTTGGCGCCTGGGTCATTCACACCGTCTACAAGCTGTTGCAAGCCTGGGCCTATACCAAGGGGGCCTATACGGTGGTTTATCCCGTGGTGCGTGGCACCGGTCCGTTGTTTGCGGTGATCGGGGCCTATCTGCTTTTCAACGAAGTCTTTACCTGGGTGCAGTGGACCGGCGTGGGCGTGCTGTTGTGCGGGATTTTCGGGCTGGCGGTCTATAACCTGCGCAACCTGACGGCGGAGCGGGACACGCTGAATCTGGCGCTGGGTCTGGCGGTGCTGACCGGCCTGTTTGTGGCGCTGTACACCACCTATGACGCCTATGGCATCCGCGCGACCGAGAATCCGTTCACGTTTCTGGCATGGTTTTTCATGATTGATGCGCTGTCGATGCCGCCGATTGCCTTTATGCGCTGGCGCGCCATGCCGGATCGGCCCGCCGTGGCCCCGCTGATGCGGCGCGGCGTTTTGGGCGGCCTGGTGGCGTTCCTAAGTTTCGGCTCTATCATGATGGCCACGCGGCTGGACAAGGTCGGCGAAGCGGCTGTGTTGCGTGAAACCTCGACGGTGTTTGCCGCCTTTATCGGCTGGCTGGTGCTGAAAGAAACCGTCGGTCCCCGCCGCATCGCGCTGATGGCGCTGATTGCTGTGGGCGCCGTGATTGTAGAGATGGGCGGATGA
- a CDS encoding inner membrane-spanning protein YciB: protein MSKDNSVTDKREINPFLKSALEFGPVIVFFIAYLLLKDRVFAIGGTEYDGFIIVTAAFIPLLIASTGALWYLTGHLSRMQVATLVLVVIFGGLSVWLNDDRFFKMKPTMIYLLFGGLLGIGLLRGTSYLKYVMEGMMPLQDAGWMILTRRLMLFFFGLAVLNEVIWRTQSTEIWVYFKTFGLSIAVFGFFLSQSKLFQTYGTPDAKGDDKTEG from the coding sequence ATGAGCAAGGACAATTCTGTGACAGACAAACGCGAGATCAATCCCTTTCTGAAATCGGCGCTGGAATTTGGCCCGGTGATTGTCTTTTTCATTGCCTATTTGCTGCTTAAAGACCGCGTCTTTGCCATTGGGGGCACCGAATATGACGGGTTTATCATCGTCACGGCGGCCTTCATTCCGCTGCTGATCGCCTCGACGGGCGCGCTTTGGTATCTGACGGGGCACCTAAGCCGGATGCAGGTGGCGACACTGGTGCTGGTGGTGATCTTTGGCGGGCTGTCGGTCTGGCTGAACGACGACCGGTTTTTCAAGATGAAGCCGACGATGATCTATTTGCTGTTTGGTGGCCTGCTGGGCATTGGCCTGCTGCGCGGCACATCCTATCTGAAGTATGTGATGGAGGGGATGATGCCGCTTCAGGACGCGGGCTGGATGATCCTGACCCGGCGGCTTATGTTGTTTTTCTTCGGGCTTGCGGTTTTGAACGAGGTGATCTGGCGCACGCAGAGCACTGAAATTTGGGTGTATTTCAAGACCTTTGGCCTATCGATTGCGGTGTTCGGGTTTTTCCTGAGCCAGAGCAAGCTGTTCCAGACCTATGGCACGCCGGATGCGAAAGGCGACGACAAGACCGAGGGTTAA
- a CDS encoding alpha/beta hydrolase, producing the protein MPVLRVNAAPDGPRLHLTAAPLHSALLRATCGNGSGTDPIIVMIPGYKYDPALPNQCPHRTLLRHDGAWLRQMGFGMGDPDEGLALAFGWNARGPVWRAAGRARAAGGQLGRVLRILHRAAPHRPIHLMTHSMGAEVALAALHVLPRGAVTRLLTLTPASYQSTADAALKSPAGSTLEWINITSRENALFDLIYERLVSPPRRGDRVIGANLSAPNSATLRLDCPRTLSWLQRFGARIAAPTARICHWSGYTRPGALGFYNRLLRDPARFPLASLQAPVPAAPTRWRLHLPGMQKAAT; encoded by the coding sequence TTGCCCGTCCTCAGAGTGAACGCCGCCCCAGATGGCCCCCGTCTGCACCTGACCGCCGCGCCCTTGCATTCTGCCCTGTTGCGTGCCACCTGTGGCAATGGAAGCGGCACCGATCCGATCATCGTGATGATCCCCGGATACAAATATGACCCAGCCCTGCCCAACCAATGCCCGCACCGCACATTGCTGCGCCATGACGGCGCATGGCTGCGCCAGATGGGATTCGGCATGGGTGACCCCGACGAAGGGCTGGCGCTGGCCTTTGGCTGGAACGCACGCGGTCCGGTCTGGCGGGCGGCAGGGCGCGCGCGGGCAGCGGGCGGTCAGTTGGGCCGTGTGCTGCGCATCTTGCACCGCGCGGCGCCGCACCGGCCGATCCACCTGATGACGCATTCTATGGGGGCCGAGGTGGCCCTGGCCGCCCTGCATGTGCTGCCGCGCGGCGCGGTGACACGCCTGCTCACCCTGACCCCCGCCAGCTATCAAAGCACCGCGGACGCGGCCCTGAAATCGCCCGCCGGGAGCACACTGGAATGGATCAACATCACCAGCCGCGAAAATGCGCTGTTCGATCTGATCTATGAGCGTCTGGTCTCCCCGCCCCGCCGTGGCGACCGGGTCATCGGCGCCAACCTGAGCGCACCCAATTCAGCCACGCTTCGGCTGGACTGCCCGCGCACGCTCAGCTGGCTGCAACGCTTTGGCGCCCGGATCGCGGCCCCGACCGCACGCATCTGCCACTGGTCCGGCTATACCCGCCCCGGCGCGCTTGGATTTTACAACCGCCTGCTGCGGGATCCGGCACGGTTTCCGCTGGCATCCCTGCAAGCCCCCGTCCCTGCGGCCCCCACACGCTGGCGATTGCACTTGCCGGGCATGCAAAAAGCGGCCACCTGA